tttatttcttcaacaaatacgAATGATTTATGTGGCAGGCACTTTTGTAGGCACTGGGGATATGGGGTGAATAGGACAGACACAGTCCTGCTCTCAAGAAGGTTATCTCTATCATGTGAGCCAGATATAAAGCAAACAATTATCTAAGTACATTTTCATTGTAATAATAGTTCTGAttagtgttatttatttactctgtATTCCTAAGTCCCAATGGTTTGAAACTGACTGATGATAAATAATAGAACTGCAgaatttataacaataaatttgTTACAGAAaaggtcttattttttttaacagtgtaaGTACTCTTGTTTATTCCAGAGGCTACTAAAAATTAGAACATATGAGGCTGCGTGGCACAAGTAAAGAAAACTAGCCTGCATGCCTTGAGTCCAAGGTTTCTAGTGATGGTGCTGCCACCAAGAAGCTGTGGAAGTTTGAGCAAGTCTCTTACTCTTCCTGAGCCTTGATTTTCTTGTATATAAAATTAGGGAGCTGTTATAGGTCTCAGGTTGCTTCATGCTCTGGGGTATGTCTGAGTTTATTGTGGGCTGAGATGTGGGTAAGAGGTACTAATAGGAACTGCTGTCAGGTCCAGACCTAGCCTTCAATTATGTGTGTTTCCTGCAGCCTTTGCCAAAGCCTCACACCATGCTGAGCCTTTACCTTGAGAATGCAGAGCTGaaagagcagaaggaagaagcaATGTCTGATGGATGGGAGGTCAAGGAAGACAAAGGGAAGGGCGAGGTGATGGTTGAGACTGTGATAACCAAAGAGGGTCTAAGTGAGAGTAGCCTTCGGGCTGAGTTCAGAAAGCTCCAAGGAAAGCTGAAGAATGCCCACAATATCATCAACCTCCTCAAAGAACAACTTGTGCTGAGTAGCAAGGAAGGGAATAGTAAACTTACTCCAGAGCTCCTTGTACATCTGACCAGCACCATGGACAGAATAAACACAGAACTGGTTGGTTCTCCTGGGAAGCACCAACACCAAGAGGAGGGAAATGTGAATGTGAGGTCTTGCTCCAGACCCAAGAGCCTTGACCTTGGGGCTACCTTCACAGTGGATGCCCACCAAGTAAGTGTGGGCTTAGATGGGATGAAAAACAATTGGCGAAGTGCTCGAGATGACAGTGTTTACCTTAAAACATTCTCCCATGTGAATCAGGAGGTACCAAGAGAAGAGTCTCTGCGTACCacaggcaataataataatattctgcCTACATTCAGCCTTTAGAAAGGTttttacaatataaatatttcttgagtacttAATTTTTCAGATAACACACTAGGCATTGGCATGGGGCAATATAACCAATGGCTGCCCTTGAGATACTTAATGTGGTAAGGAAAGATGGCACACAAACAGGTAATTTTCACAGGATGTGGTAACTGCTGTAACATAGGGATGCATCAGTTAGGAAGCAGCCCAGACAGGTGGTATGTAATG
Above is a genomic segment from Papio anubis isolate 15944 unplaced genomic scaffold, Panubis1.0 scaffold3914, whole genome shotgun sequence containing:
- the LOC116273142 gene encoding myomegalin-like yields the protein MLSLYLENAELKEQKEEAMSDGWEVKEDKGKGEVMVETVITKEGLSESSLRAEFRKLQGKLKNAHNIINLLKEQLVLSSKEGNSKLTPELLVHLTSTMDRINTELVGSPGKHQHQEEGNVNVRSCSRPKSLDLGATFTVDAHQLDNQSQPRDPGPQSAFNLLGSTQHLRSQLSQCKQRYQDLQEKLLLSEATVFAQANELEKYRVILSK